One region of Gouania willdenowi chromosome 13, fGouWil2.1, whole genome shotgun sequence genomic DNA includes:
- the LOC114473998 gene encoding putative uncharacterized protein ENSP00000383309: MIQQQVIEAYEQFQTLGMEFRQTDANLSNNPQNMNISQKEEIASPFLTLDEDPSIQRNAVLAQGSLVHSEELATTAVKKDNRDHSRAAKTEHTTLPYQTPATRTPPRTRIPKPINAPTCKPRRGPRELPIQDPSRAAKTEHTTLQYQTPATRTPPRTRIPKPINAPTCKPRRGPRELPIRDPSRAAQTEHTTLPAQTPATRTPPRTLIPKPIHAPTPNPRRGPREPPIRDLSRVAKTKHTTLTHQTPATRSPARTHIPKPINAPTPNPEGRPKEPPIRTISRAAKNKHTTLPPQTPATRTPARNHIPKLIHAPTPNPRGEPKEPPIRTISRAAKNIHTMLPHPTPATRTPARNHIPKHIHAPTPNPRGGPREPPIRDFSRAAKIERTTLLPRTYAMRTPARTHISKPLHAPTCKPRGGPKELPIQDPSRAARIEHTTLPPRTPATRTPPRTHIAKPINAPTPNLRGGPKEHPIRDPSKRVITHTQRKITGCPPVARFRANRGKTPGQEVTDPEAAPVASPHNIIQEPRPIAPETTDPEAAPMASTPNIIHEPRPITPEAIDPEIAPVANPPTVTKEPQPITPEATDPVAALVVSPPPPSLKNPGQSTQKQLIPRQNWWRAPPPSPKNPGHSTEKHLIPRQHWCGAPPPSPKNPGQSTQKQLILRQHGGKPPHRHPRTPANQPRIN; the protein is encoded by the coding sequence ATGATTCAACAACAGGTGATTGAAGCCTATGAACAGTTCCAGACATTAGGGATGGAATTTAGGCAGACAGATGCTAATTTGTCAAACAACCCTCAGAACATGAACATCTCCCAAAAGGAAGAAATTGCTTCCCCATTCCTCACATTGGATGAAGATCCCAGCATCCAGCGCAATGCAGTTTTGGCTCAGGGCAGCCTGGTACACAGTGAAGAGCTGGCTACGACTGCAGTGAAGAAAGACAACCGAGACCACAGCAGAGCGGCAAAAACCGAACACACCACGCTGCCGTATCAAACACCTGCTACGAGGACCCCACCTAGAACCCGCATCCCCAAACCCATCAATGCCCCAACATGCAAACCCCGGAGAGGGCCCAGGGAGCTCCCCATCCAAGACCCGAGCAGAGCGGCAAAAACCGAACACACCACGCTGCAGTATCAAACACCTGCTACGAGGACCCCACCTAGAACCCGCATCCCCAAACCCATCAATGCCCCAACATGCAAACCCCGGAGAGGGCCCAGGGAGCTCCCCatccgagaccccagcagagcgGCCCAGACCGAACACACCACGCTGCCGGCCCAAACACCTGCTACGAGGACCCCACCTAGAACCCTCATCCCCAAACCCATCCATGCCCCAACACCCAACCCCCGAAGAGGGCCAAGGGAGCCCCCCATCCGAGACCTCAGTAGAGTagcaaaaaccaaacacaccacGCTGACGCACCAAACACCTGCTACGAGGAGCCCTGCTAGAACCCACATCCCCAAACCCATTAATGCCCCAACACCCAACCCTGAGGGACGGCCCAAAGAGCCCCCCATCCGAACCATCAGCAGagcagcaaaaaacaaacacaccacGCTGCCGCCCCAAACACCTGCTACGAGGACCCCAGCAAGAAACCACATACCCAAACTCATCCATGCCCCAACACCCAACCCCCGGGGAGAGCCCAAGGAGCCCCCCATCCGAACCATCAGCAGAGCAGCAAAAAACATTCACACAATGCTGCCGCACCCAACACCTGCTACAAGGACCCCAGCAAGAAACCACATACCCAAACACATCCATGCCCCAACACCCAACCCCCGGGGAGGGCCCAGGGAGCCCCCCATCAGAGACTTCAGCAGAGCAGCAAAAATTGAACGCACTACGCTGCTGCCCCGAACATATGCTATGAGAACCCCCGCGAGAACCCACATCTCCAAACCCCTCCATGCCCCAACATGCAAACCCCGAGGAGGGCCCAAGGAGCTCCCCATCCAAGACCCCAGCAGAGCGGCCAGGATCGAACACACCACGCTGCCGCCCCGAACACCTGCTACAAGGACCCCACCTAGAACCCACATCGCCAAACCCATTAATGCCCCAACGCCCAACCTCCGGGGAGGGCCCAAGGAGCACCCCATCCGAGACCCAAGCAAAAGAGTCATTACCCACACCCAGAGAAAAATCACAGGGTGCCCGCCAGTGGCCAGGTTCAGAGCCAATAGAGGCAAGACTCCAGGCCAAGAGGTAACTGATCCTGAGGCAGCACCGGTGGCAAGCCCccacaacataatccaagaacCTCGGCCAATCGCCCCAGAAACAACTGATCCTGAGGCAGCACCGATGGCAAGCACCCCCAACATCATCCACGAACCCCGGCCAATCACCCCAGAAGCAATTGATCCTGAGATAGCACCTGTGGCAAACCCCCCCACCGTCACCAAAGAACCCCAGCCAATCACCCCAGAAGCAACTGATCCCGTGGCAGCATTGGTGGTGAGCCCCCCCCCACCGTCACTCAAGAACCCTGGCCAATCAACCCAGAAGCAACTGATCCCGAGGCAGAATTGGTGGCGAGCCCCCCCACCGTCACCCAAGAACCCTGGCCATTCAACCGAGAAGCATCTGATCCCGAGGCAGCATTGGTGCGGAGCCCCCCCACCGTCACCCAAGAACCCTGGCCAATCAACCCAGAAGCAACTGATCCTGAGGCAGCACGGTGGCAAGCCCCCCCACCGTCACCCAAGAACCCCGGCCAATCAGCCCAGAATCAACTGA